From the genome of Deinococcus sp. JMULE3, one region includes:
- a CDS encoding C1 family peptidase, with protein sequence MNARTLIGTALLTTLSAALSAAHAQNSVNLQNLQLQPIRISNLNLNVLRVPQAQFQQVLQSPNALQLNLQELPARIQARDAEISRSLSLVQGLQGRADLRADIARAALALPRGLTVPATVKLRTGELKEVLLYGQDTVALSVAQAEASAPANRAAILQSFGLSEQNPVPREFLAPESVRAVNIAPNVRFTVPTTILNKVTPPKPSQPQEELGGGFVNNPTDGACRFTPTNALFGQMRGNRIDQITTIKDQGGRGTCMAFAYVSALETQIARRIKTPFNLSEQYAYYWLRGDDGVLGDGAGWGDFNDIISRKRMIPTEVRWKYNASRSRVRIPADITKAVTEFRNSCLNYPNQACSDTTAQAQLVCQGGTNNCAWKPEWDIAPNAAFNFRATQGTEVWVALANNVFGSGDAARAYRRALMRQMIDRGDQLILGFNVDPAFDAIGANGLPNLGLMGGKVRGGHAVHVVGYVNSGMQDYSVKIAGLMNVKLSLPTGYFVIKNSWSCGFGDGGYAYLPDSFMDKEVYGVYNIPANAVASDMANF encoded by the coding sequence ATGAACGCACGCACCCTGATCGGCACCGCCCTCCTCACCACCCTCTCGGCCGCCCTGTCCGCCGCGCACGCGCAGAACAGCGTGAACCTCCAGAACCTCCAGCTGCAACCCATCCGGATCTCCAATCTGAACCTGAACGTCCTGCGGGTGCCCCAGGCCCAGTTCCAGCAGGTGCTGCAGAGCCCGAACGCCCTGCAACTCAACCTTCAGGAGCTCCCGGCCCGCATCCAGGCCCGCGACGCCGAGATCAGCCGCAGCCTGAGCCTCGTGCAGGGCCTCCAGGGCCGCGCCGACCTGCGCGCCGACATCGCCCGCGCTGCCCTGGCCCTCCCGCGTGGCCTGACGGTGCCCGCCACCGTCAAGCTCCGCACCGGGGAACTCAAGGAAGTCCTGCTGTACGGCCAGGACACCGTCGCCCTGAGCGTCGCGCAGGCCGAGGCCAGCGCGCCCGCCAACCGCGCCGCCATCCTGCAGTCCTTCGGCCTGAGCGAACAGAACCCCGTCCCGCGCGAATTCCTCGCGCCGGAATCCGTCCGGGCCGTCAACATCGCCCCGAACGTCCGCTTCACGGTGCCCACCACGATCCTGAACAAGGTCACGCCCCCCAAACCCTCGCAGCCGCAGGAGGAACTCGGCGGCGGCTTCGTGAACAACCCCACCGACGGCGCGTGCCGCTTCACGCCCACCAACGCCCTGTTCGGGCAGATGCGCGGCAACCGCATCGACCAGATCACCACCATCAAGGACCAGGGCGGACGCGGCACCTGCATGGCCTTCGCGTACGTCTCAGCGCTCGAAACGCAGATCGCCCGGCGCATCAAGACCCCCTTCAACCTCTCCGAGCAGTACGCGTACTACTGGCTGCGCGGCGACGACGGCGTCCTGGGCGACGGCGCCGGGTGGGGGGACTTCAACGACATCATCAGCCGCAAACGCATGATCCCCACCGAGGTCCGCTGGAAGTACAACGCGTCCCGCAGCCGCGTCCGCATCCCCGCCGACATCACCAAGGCCGTCACGGAATTCCGGAACTCCTGCCTGAACTACCCCAACCAGGCGTGCAGCGACACCACCGCGCAGGCCCAGCTCGTCTGCCAGGGCGGCACGAACAACTGCGCCTGGAAACCCGAGTGGGACATCGCCCCGAACGCCGCGTTCAACTTCCGCGCCACGCAGGGCACCGAGGTCTGGGTGGCGCTCGCCAACAACGTCTTCGGAAGCGGTGACGCCGCCCGCGCGTACCGCCGCGCCCTGATGCGCCAGATGATCGACCGGGGCGACCAGCTGATCCTGGGCTTCAACGTAGATCCGGCCTTCGACGCCATCGGCGCGAACGGACTGCCGAACCTGGGCCTGATGGGCGGCAAAGTCCGCGGCGGTCACGCCGTGCACGTCGTCGGGTACGTCAACAGCGGCATGCAGGACTACAGCGTGAAGATCGCCGGGCTCATGAACGTCAAGCTGTCCCTGCCCACCGGGTACTTCGTGATCAAGAACTCCTGGAGCTGCGGCTTCGGCGACGGCGGCTACGCCTACCTGCCCGACAGCTTCATGGACAAGGAGGTGTACGGCGTGTACAACATCCCCGCGAACGCCGTCGCTAGCGACATGGCCAACTTCTGA
- the glmS gene encoding glutamine--fructose-6-phosphate transaminase (isomerizing) has protein sequence MCGIVGYIGPRQAQDVLISGLSKLEYRGYDSAGIAVHDGVQIEVKKKAGKLENLSTLLEGQPMSGSLGIGHTRWATHGLPNDTNAHPHATEDGRIVIIHNGIIENYLPLKEGLMSRGHEFKSETDSEVLAHLIEEAYAGNLEEAVRAALAQVRGAYGIVVTHIDHREIVAARTVSPLVMGVGEGEMFLASDVPALLAYTRNMVFLHDGDMVVLNDDGFRVMDLQGNPQQRTIEHIEWDAEAAEKGGYDTYMLKEIYEQPQALTNTLIGRLHDETGEVNLDINLDPGSFKRISIIACGTAYYAGLVGEYLIEQLARIPVEVDVASEYRYRDPLVSENTLAIVVSQSGETIDTLEALREAKKFGAKTLGVINAKGSSMTRELDDTLYIHAGPEIGVASTKAYTSMVSAFLMLALWLGRARGTLSAEQGAELLKAARELPRLVEDALSPERVARIKEVAEKYAMARDYLFLGRGVNSPTAYEGALKLKEISYIHAEAYAAGEMKHGPIALIDEHLPVAVIATESRLLEKTISNVQEVRARAGKVILFLSDGDTENARHGDDVIYVPRAHEMVSPVVNAVAMQLLAYFTATALGKDVDKPRNLAKSVTVE, from the coding sequence ATGTGCGGCATCGTTGGATACATCGGCCCCCGGCAGGCGCAGGACGTCCTCATCTCCGGCCTCTCGAAACTGGAATACCGCGGCTACGACAGCGCGGGCATCGCCGTTCATGACGGCGTGCAGATCGAGGTGAAGAAGAAGGCCGGGAAACTCGAGAACCTCAGCACCCTGCTGGAGGGTCAGCCCATGAGCGGCTCGCTGGGCATCGGGCACACCCGCTGGGCCACGCACGGCCTGCCGAACGACACGAACGCGCACCCGCACGCCACCGAGGACGGGCGCATCGTGATCATCCACAACGGCATCATCGAGAACTACCTGCCCCTGAAAGAAGGCCTGATGAGCCGCGGGCACGAGTTCAAGAGCGAGACCGACAGTGAAGTGCTGGCCCACCTGATCGAGGAAGCCTACGCGGGCAACCTCGAAGAGGCCGTCCGCGCCGCCCTGGCGCAGGTGCGCGGCGCGTACGGGATCGTCGTCACGCACATCGACCACCGCGAGATCGTCGCGGCCCGCACCGTCAGCCCCCTCGTGATGGGCGTCGGCGAGGGCGAGATGTTCCTGGCGTCCGACGTGCCCGCCCTGCTGGCCTACACCCGCAACATGGTGTTCCTGCACGACGGCGACATGGTCGTCCTGAACGACGACGGCTTCCGCGTCATGGACCTTCAGGGCAACCCGCAACAGCGCACCATCGAGCACATCGAATGGGACGCCGAGGCCGCCGAGAAGGGCGGATACGACACGTACATGCTCAAGGAGATCTACGAGCAGCCCCAGGCGCTGACGAACACCCTGATCGGCCGCCTGCACGACGAGACCGGCGAGGTGAACCTCGACATCAACCTCGACCCCGGCAGCTTCAAGCGCATCAGCATCATCGCGTGCGGTACCGCCTACTACGCCGGACTGGTGGGCGAGTACCTCATCGAGCAGCTTGCCCGCATCCCCGTGGAAGTGGACGTCGCCAGCGAGTACCGTTACCGCGACCCTCTGGTCAGCGAGAACACCCTGGCCATCGTCGTGTCCCAGAGCGGCGAGACCATCGACACCCTGGAAGCGCTGCGCGAGGCGAAGAAGTTCGGCGCGAAGACCCTCGGCGTGATCAACGCCAAGGGCAGCTCCATGACCCGCGAACTGGACGACACGCTGTACATCCACGCCGGACCCGAGATCGGCGTCGCCAGCACCAAGGCGTATACGTCAATGGTCAGCGCGTTCCTGATGCTGGCCCTGTGGCTCGGCCGCGCCCGCGGCACCCTCAGCGCCGAGCAGGGCGCCGAGCTTCTGAAGGCCGCCCGCGAACTGCCCCGCCTCGTCGAGGACGCATTGAGCCCCGAGCGCGTGGCGCGCATCAAGGAAGTCGCGGAGAAGTACGCCATGGCCCGCGACTACCTGTTCCTGGGGCGCGGCGTGAACAGCCCCACCGCCTACGAGGGCGCGCTGAAACTCAAGGAGATCAGCTACATCCACGCCGAGGCGTACGCAGCGGGCGAGATGAAGCACGGCCCCATCGCGCTGATCGACGAGCACCTCCCGGTCGCCGTGATCGCCACCGAGAGCCGCCTGCTGGAAAAGACCATCAGCAACGTGCAGGAAGTCCGCGCCCGCGCCGGGAAGGTCATCCTGTTCCTCAGCGACGGCGACACCGAGAACGCCCGCCACGGCGACGACGTCATCTACGTCCCCCGCGCGCACGAGATGGTCAGCCCCGTCGTGAACGCCGTCGCCATGCAGCTGCTGGCTTACTTCACCGCGACCGCGCTGGGCAAGGACGTGGACAAACCCCGCAACCTCGCCAAGAGCGTCACCGTCGAGTAA
- a CDS encoding FmdB family transcriptional regulator, protein MPTYLYKNLENGEIYELQQSMRDEPYTTHPDTGVPVKRILARPGIAFKGSGFYVTDSRPKSSE, encoded by the coding sequence ATGCCCACCTACCTGTACAAGAACCTGGAAAACGGCGAAATCTACGAGCTGCAGCAGAGCATGCGCGACGAGCCCTACACCACCCACCCCGACACCGGCGTGCCCGTCAAACGCATCCTGGCCCGACCCGGCATCGCGTTCAAGGGCAGCGGCTTCTACGTCACCGACTCCCGCCCCAAGAGCAGCGAGTGA
- a CDS encoding S1C family serine protease: MKFPRALGLTLLLCGGLGGAYLTGRVTAQRTLVTPDEINTVEITQKALQAVVRVDTRLQREQLQPGDDPIETGTGFFYKKDLIVTNYHVVQFQESITVTLFNGRRVTARLEGVDPGIDIAILRVTGVTAPATLAFGSSARLIPGQKLMTLGTPFRIQNFVGSGVYSVTASARDVPRTDQLGSEISQYITTTASIQQGNSGGPVLDSRGLVVGVADLNAAPNALVPGTIGIAIPSDVVRQSLDDLEKIGVPQRGTLGATLVDLDSLDPALRQLAGLSSNQGALIDQIPAGSAAARAGLRGSLRNSKDQLLAPLGDIIVAVDGQGVRDSFDVTRLVAAKRPGQTVTLDVWRNKKRVQVKVTLLKRTLQ, translated from the coding sequence GTGAAGTTCCCCCGCGCGCTGGGCCTCACGCTGCTGCTGTGCGGCGGCCTCGGCGGCGCGTACCTGACCGGCCGCGTCACCGCGCAGCGCACCCTGGTCACCCCCGACGAGATCAACACCGTCGAGATCACCCAGAAAGCCCTGCAGGCCGTCGTGCGCGTCGACACCCGACTGCAACGCGAACAGCTGCAACCCGGCGACGACCCCATCGAGACCGGCACCGGCTTCTTCTACAAGAAGGACCTGATCGTCACGAACTACCACGTCGTGCAGTTCCAGGAATCCATCACCGTCACGCTGTTCAACGGCCGCCGCGTCACCGCGCGCCTCGAGGGCGTCGACCCCGGCATCGACATCGCGATCCTGCGCGTCACCGGCGTCACCGCCCCCGCCACGCTCGCGTTCGGGTCCAGCGCCCGCCTCATCCCGGGGCAGAAACTCATGACGCTCGGCACGCCCTTCCGCATCCAGAACTTCGTCGGCAGCGGCGTGTACAGCGTCACCGCCAGCGCCCGCGACGTCCCCCGCACCGACCAGCTCGGCTCGGAAATCAGCCAGTACATCACCACCACCGCCAGCATCCAGCAGGGCAACAGCGGCGGCCCCGTCCTGGACTCCCGCGGCCTCGTCGTCGGCGTCGCCGACCTGAACGCCGCCCCGAACGCCCTGGTGCCCGGCACGATCGGCATCGCCATCCCCAGCGACGTCGTCCGGCAGAGCCTCGACGACCTCGAGAAGATCGGCGTGCCCCAGCGCGGCACGCTCGGCGCGACCCTCGTGGACCTCGACAGCCTCGACCCGGCCCTGCGCCAGCTGGCAGGCCTGAGCAGCAACCAGGGCGCCCTGATCGACCAGATTCCCGCCGGCAGCGCCGCCGCCCGCGCCGGCCTGCGCGGCAGCCTGCGCAACAGCAAGGACCAGCTGCTCGCGCCACTCGGCGACATCATCGTCGCCGTGGACGGCCAGGGCGTCCGCGACTCCTTCGACGTCACCCGACTCGTCGCCGCCAAACGCCCCGGCCAGACCGTCACGCTCGACGTGTGGCGCAACAAGAAACGCGTGCAGGTCAAGGTCACCCTCCTGAAACGCACCCTGCAGTAA
- the cutA gene encoding divalent-cation tolerance protein CutA: MSLVVMVTLPPERALDLARILVAEHLAGCVNIVPGLQSVYRWQGEVAEDPESLLLIKTSGEQYPDLEARIKAVHPYEVPEIIALQYDRALPEFQAWLRDSLTPPQR, from the coding sequence GTGTCACTTGTCGTCATGGTCACCCTCCCCCCCGAGCGGGCCCTTGACCTGGCCCGCATCCTCGTCGCCGAGCACCTCGCCGGGTGCGTGAACATCGTCCCCGGCCTCCAGAGCGTCTACCGCTGGCAGGGCGAGGTCGCCGAGGACCCCGAAAGCCTGCTGCTCATCAAAACCAGCGGCGAACAGTACCCGGACCTCGAAGCGCGCATCAAGGCCGTGCACCCCTACGAAGTCCCCGAGATCATCGCCCTGCAGTACGACCGCGCCCTGCCCGAATTCCAGGCTTGGCTGCGCGACTCACTCACCCCACCCCAGCGCTGA
- a CDS encoding helix-turn-helix transcriptional regulator, with translation MGRHRLTQTALAQANGLRPATISALYHDRTDAIAKGTLTRLLAGLHHLTGVPYQVGDILQLRQ, from the coding sequence ATGGGACGGCACCGCCTGACACAGACTGCACTGGCTCAGGCCAATGGCCTCCGCCCCGCCACCATCAGCGCCCTGTACCACGACCGCACAGACGCAATCGCGAAGGGCACCCTGACGCGCCTCCTGGCTGGCCTACACCACCTGACGGGTGTGCCCTACCAGGTCGGGGACATCCTGCAACTTCGGCAGTGA